A region of Streptomyces sp. NBC_01750 DNA encodes the following proteins:
- a CDS encoding ABC transporter ATP-binding protein yields MTTPPDIRDADSLEPDVEVATQYRPVYTRGTLQLLAPVLDRRERLRIWLGVGCAVVAMGLMGLIPLIQQVVLDDTILSERRSRAGWIVLLLVAGLTGFVANYLRRTIGGRAAVRVQRDLQIKLHRHMQYLDASRRDELRVGDVMSRATSDLTLIQMFLQQMGLAYGNITLLIVSLAVMVYLSPLLAAVMLVAVPVFLGVAMRFRSRSFPASWMDQRFQGSVAGVVEEAVTGVRVVKAFGQEEQEQASLNDEARKLFQSRLRTARINAVFGAGLDAIPGLTQLAILGFGGWLVMEDQVSLGVFLAFSSYVLQLVAPVRFLSGLMATSQQARAGAQRVVELLSTQSRVQERPHAVRLENPAGLLELDHVDFRYPGGDLVLHDISVRVNPGERIAIVGASGSGKSTLAHLIARFHDPTSGVVRIDGRDIREYSLTSLRAAVGMVFEEGFLFSTTIRDNIAFGRPTATTDEVEHAAVAAHAHGFIAGLPDGYDTVVGERGFTLSGGQRQRLALARAALTNPQVLILDDATSAIDARTEHAIHRLLGEVLAHRTTVLIAHRHSTLLLADRVIVLDHGRIVDVGTTEELLERSRLFRELLTGPDADFEAGPEEPVTELDPAAWPEDVSRLGAPKISSHTSEAATRAASGSHGPGMSGDTSTLAGLATVSPTLLQAVERLPELRGEPDIDLAEAVAPHDQFSIGSVFRSFTKPLLLVSVMVVVDAVSWIATPVLIKFGIDHGVLQQSRQALAWVCVVLLAIQGVIWVNSRVMIYSAQRTAERMLFGLRVRTLAHLQRLSLNYYEQHMAGTIMTRMTSDVEAFAQLLQQGLLTAMVSLLSCAGIAVALVIFDVQLALAVSAVLPILVVTTLWFRSASGKTYLTARHRVSVLYANMQESLAGVAVSQAYCRQQANGARFATLADSYCEARIRSAELIARFFPLLQLLSTVAKAIALAVGAPRVIEGDLSYGLLIAFLLYLDQFFTPIQQLSLVFDQWLQAKVAVVQLRELLQTPTGTPLAEDPVVPGRLSGRISLDHVTFAYESTGLVAMDDVSLEIPPGQVVALVGTTGAGKSTLVKLVARFYDASAGTVSLDGIPIKQLDLAAYRHQLGFVPQEPFLFSGTIRSNIAYGKPEAPDLLVERAARAVGAHAFIAELPLGYHTPVSEQGRSLSAGQRQLLSLARALLVDPAILLLDEATANLDLATEARVQRAMGLAARGRTTLLIAHRLQTARASQRILVVDNGLIAEDGSHDELLKLGGHYAALWAAMVTSAAHSHE; encoded by the coding sequence ATGACCACTCCACCCGACATCCGCGATGCAGACTCCCTCGAGCCCGACGTGGAGGTGGCCACCCAGTACCGTCCGGTGTACACGCGCGGGACCCTCCAACTGCTGGCACCCGTGCTCGACCGGCGGGAGCGCTTGCGTATCTGGCTCGGCGTCGGATGCGCCGTCGTCGCGATGGGCCTGATGGGCCTCATCCCGCTGATCCAGCAGGTCGTTCTCGACGACACGATCCTCTCCGAGAGGCGTTCCCGAGCCGGCTGGATCGTGCTCCTGCTCGTCGCCGGACTCACCGGTTTCGTGGCGAACTACCTGCGCCGCACGATCGGCGGGAGAGCCGCCGTGCGCGTCCAGCGGGACCTCCAGATCAAGTTGCACCGGCACATGCAGTACCTGGACGCCTCGCGACGCGACGAGCTGCGCGTCGGGGACGTGATGTCCCGGGCGACATCGGACCTCACGCTGATCCAGATGTTCCTCCAGCAGATGGGCCTGGCGTACGGCAACATCACCTTGCTCATCGTGTCGCTGGCCGTGATGGTCTACCTCTCCCCCCTGCTGGCAGCAGTGATGCTGGTGGCCGTACCCGTGTTCCTCGGTGTGGCCATGAGGTTCCGTAGCCGGTCGTTCCCCGCGAGCTGGATGGACCAGCGGTTCCAGGGCAGCGTGGCCGGGGTCGTGGAGGAGGCGGTCACCGGAGTCCGGGTCGTCAAGGCTTTCGGCCAGGAGGAGCAGGAGCAGGCGTCGCTCAACGACGAGGCGCGCAAGCTTTTCCAGTCCCGGCTCCGCACCGCGAGGATCAACGCGGTGTTCGGCGCCGGCCTGGACGCCATCCCCGGTCTCACCCAGCTGGCCATCCTCGGCTTCGGGGGCTGGCTTGTCATGGAGGACCAGGTCTCACTCGGCGTGTTCCTCGCCTTCTCCAGCTACGTCCTGCAACTGGTTGCCCCGGTGCGCTTCCTGTCCGGCCTGATGGCCACCAGCCAGCAGGCGCGAGCCGGCGCCCAGCGGGTCGTCGAGCTGCTGTCGACGCAATCACGCGTGCAGGAGCGTCCCCACGCTGTCCGGCTGGAGAACCCCGCAGGCCTCCTCGAACTCGACCATGTCGACTTCCGTTACCCCGGTGGCGACTTGGTGTTGCACGACATCTCGGTGCGGGTGAACCCGGGGGAGCGGATCGCCATCGTGGGGGCCTCGGGTTCGGGGAAGTCAACCCTGGCCCACCTCATCGCCCGGTTCCACGACCCCACGTCGGGAGTGGTGCGCATCGACGGCCGCGACATCCGCGAGTACAGCCTGACCTCGCTGCGTGCCGCGGTCGGGATGGTGTTCGAGGAAGGCTTCCTCTTCTCGACGACGATCCGCGACAACATCGCGTTCGGCAGGCCGACGGCCACCACCGACGAGGTGGAGCACGCGGCGGTGGCAGCCCATGCGCACGGCTTCATCGCCGGGCTCCCCGACGGCTACGACACCGTCGTGGGCGAACGCGGCTTCACCCTGTCCGGCGGGCAACGGCAACGACTCGCACTCGCCCGAGCGGCGCTGACCAACCCCCAGGTGCTGATCCTTGACGACGCCACGTCGGCCATCGACGCGCGGACGGAGCACGCCATCCACCGCTTGCTGGGGGAGGTCCTCGCCCATCGGACGACCGTGCTGATCGCCCACCGGCACTCGACCCTTCTTCTGGCGGATCGGGTCATCGTGCTCGACCACGGCCGGATCGTCGACGTCGGGACCACCGAAGAGCTGCTCGAGAGATCCCGGCTCTTCCGTGAGCTCCTGACCGGACCCGACGCGGACTTCGAGGCAGGGCCTGAGGAACCGGTCACCGAGCTGGACCCCGCCGCCTGGCCGGAGGACGTGTCACGGCTGGGCGCGCCCAAGATCAGCAGCCACACCAGCGAAGCCGCCACGCGGGCGGCGTCCGGCTCGCACGGCCCCGGCATGAGTGGCGACACCTCGACCCTCGCCGGTTTGGCCACGGTGTCGCCCACGCTGCTCCAGGCCGTGGAACGCCTTCCCGAGCTGCGCGGCGAGCCCGACATCGACCTCGCAGAGGCAGTCGCGCCACACGACCAGTTCTCCATCGGGAGCGTCTTCCGGTCCTTCACCAAGCCGCTGTTGCTGGTCTCGGTCATGGTGGTCGTCGACGCCGTGTCGTGGATCGCGACGCCCGTGCTGATCAAGTTCGGCATCGACCACGGCGTCCTCCAGCAATCCCGACAGGCGCTGGCCTGGGTCTGTGTTGTCCTCCTGGCCATCCAAGGCGTCATCTGGGTCAACAGCAGGGTGATGATCTACTCCGCCCAGCGCACGGCCGAGCGCATGCTGTTCGGGCTGCGGGTGCGTACGCTCGCGCACCTTCAACGACTCTCGCTCAACTACTACGAGCAGCACATGGCCGGCACGATCATGACCCGGATGACCTCCGACGTCGAGGCCTTCGCCCAGCTGTTGCAGCAGGGACTGCTGACCGCGATGGTGAGTCTGCTGTCGTGCGCCGGTATCGCCGTTGCCCTCGTCATCTTCGACGTCCAGCTCGCCCTCGCCGTCTCGGCGGTGCTGCCGATCCTGGTGGTCACGACACTGTGGTTCCGCTCCGCTTCGGGGAAGACATACCTGACCGCGCGCCACCGGGTGTCGGTGCTCTACGCCAACATGCAGGAGAGCCTCGCCGGCGTCGCGGTCAGCCAGGCCTACTGCCGGCAGCAGGCGAACGGAGCGCGGTTCGCGACGCTTGCCGACTCCTACTGCGAGGCCCGGATTCGCTCGGCCGAGCTGATCGCCCGGTTCTTCCCGCTGCTCCAGCTGCTGAGCACCGTCGCCAAGGCCATCGCGCTCGCGGTCGGCGCCCCGCGTGTCATCGAGGGTGACCTGTCCTACGGGCTGCTGATTGCGTTTCTGCTCTACCTCGACCAGTTCTTCACGCCGATCCAGCAGCTGTCCCTCGTCTTCGACCAATGGCTACAGGCGAAGGTCGCGGTCGTCCAGCTGCGAGAGCTCCTGCAGACGCCGACGGGCACCCCGCTCGCCGAGGACCCCGTCGTCCCGGGGCGCCTGTCCGGCAGGATCTCCCTGGACCACGTGACGTTCGCCTACGAGAGCACAGGCCTGGTCGCGATGGACGACGTGAGCCTCGAGATCCCGCCCGGGCAGGTCGTCGCTCTGGTCGGCACCACCGGTGCAGGCAAGTCGACCCTGGTCAAGCTGGTGGCCCGGTTCTACGACGCCTCCGCGGGCACCGTGAGCCTCGACGGCATCCCGATCAAGCAGCTCGACCTGGCGGCCTACCGCCACCAACTCGGGTTCGTCCCCCAGGAACCCTTCCTCTTCTCGGGGACGATCCGTTCCAACATTGCCTACGGGAAACCCGAGGCGCCCGACCTTCTCGTGGAGCGGGCCGCGCGCGCAGTGGGGGCACACGCCTTCATCGCCGAGCTGCCGCTCGGCTACCACACCCCGGTGAGCGAGCAGGGCCGGTCTCTGTCGGCCGGCCAACGCCAGCTGTTGAGCCTGGCGCGGGCACTCCTCGTCGACCCCGCGATCCTGCTGCTCGACGAGGCGACGGCCAACCTGGACCTCGCCACCGAGGCACGTGTCCAGCGAGCGATGGGACTGGCCGCGAGGGGACGTACGACGCTGCTGATCGCGCATCGGCTCCAGACGGCACGAGCCTCCCAGCGCATCCTGGTCGTGGACAACGGGCTCATCGCCGAGGACGGCTCCCACGACGAGCTCCTCAAGCTGGGAGGCCACTATGCGGCGCTGTGGGCGGCGATGGTGACGAGTGCCGCCCACAGCCACGAGTGA
- a CDS encoding GntR family transcriptional regulator, whose translation MTTHPVGPVRPETLYQRQRQTPDRLNNSMRRAYDLLRSSLQSSCEGQYLVEAELTGALSASRNTVRAVLQLLAKDGLVTRSPKRGTRSARVTTLRINHIAPVEAFGGERAIHTQLRALEYQTLGCPGLVRERLQLVGDWTVLMMESLLLQHEMVLGISVSYVALSPEESRGVVVDEPDAILFLEKHFDVRIRGSKSTTIGAIAADEQSAWLVGVEVGAPMLFLEDVLEDEQGQPRALSQFRLRSDLIAFQTHAVRST comes from the coding sequence GTGACGACCCACCCTGTCGGGCCGGTGCGCCCGGAGACGCTGTACCAACGGCAGCGCCAGACTCCGGACCGGCTGAACAACTCGATGCGCAGGGCCTACGACCTCCTACGTTCCTCCCTCCAGAGCAGCTGCGAGGGCCAGTACCTGGTCGAGGCGGAGCTGACCGGCGCCCTGTCGGCGAGCCGCAACACGGTGCGCGCGGTCCTGCAGCTCCTGGCCAAGGACGGTCTGGTCACGCGCAGCCCGAAGCGGGGGACGCGCTCTGCCCGCGTGACGACCTTGCGGATCAACCACATCGCCCCCGTCGAGGCGTTCGGCGGCGAGAGGGCCATCCACACCCAGCTCCGTGCCCTGGAGTACCAGACCCTGGGTTGCCCGGGCCTGGTGCGTGAGCGACTGCAGCTCGTGGGGGACTGGACCGTGCTCATGATGGAATCGCTCCTCCTCCAGCACGAGATGGTGCTGGGCATCTCGGTGAGCTACGTCGCGCTGAGCCCCGAGGAGTCCCGAGGCGTCGTTGTCGACGAACCGGACGCGATCTTGTTCCTGGAGAAGCACTTTGACGTCAGGATCCGCGGAAGCAAGTCGACGACGATCGGTGCGATCGCAGCCGACGAGCAGTCCGCGTGGTTGGTGGGTGTGGAGGTCGGAGCGCCCATGCTCTTCTTGGAGGACGTCCTGGAGGACGAGCAGGGCCAGCCCAGGGCGCTGTCGCAGTTCCGGCTGCGGAGCGACCTGATCGCCTTCCAGACCCACGCCGTCCGATCGACCTGA
- a CDS encoding riboflavin kinase — translation MGLIEGRVEHGDRRGRELGFPTANIVLGDESASDGVWAGLVQLPDGNTYGAAVSVGRRATFYGRDGIRLLEAHLLDFSGDLYGQWLRVCLDHRIRPQRRFSDVEALVKQMHQDIADARLWLNSNARPRVSDGIADQP, via the coding sequence GTGGGGCTCATCGAGGGACGGGTCGAGCATGGCGACCGGCGGGGCCGCGAGCTCGGCTTCCCCACAGCCAACATCGTGCTCGGCGACGAGAGCGCGAGCGACGGTGTATGGGCTGGGCTCGTGCAGCTGCCCGACGGCAACACGTACGGCGCAGCCGTGTCGGTCGGCCGGAGGGCCACCTTCTACGGTCGCGACGGGATCCGCCTCCTCGAAGCACACCTGTTGGACTTCTCCGGCGACCTCTACGGTCAGTGGCTGCGGGTCTGTCTCGACCACAGGATTCGACCGCAGCGCCGCTTCTCCGACGTCGAGGCGCTGGTGAAGCAGATGCACCAGGACATCGCCGACGCCCGGCTCTGGCTGAATTCGAACGCCCGCCCGCGAGTCTCCGACGGCATTGCCGACCAGCCCTGA
- the rox gene encoding rifampin monooxygenase, with protein MIDVIIAGGGPTGLMLAGELRLAGVHVVVLEKLTERSEQSRGQGLHARSVEMMEQRGLLDRFLAVSEKFQVGGLFGGIVKPWPDRLDTAHPYGVATPQPVTERLLNERAVELGAEIRRGCEVVGLSQDEDGVTVELASGGTSGNGGVAAGGGGGTHLRSRYLVGCDGGRSAVRKLLGVGFPGEPAKVETLLGEMEVTEDPATIAAVVEEVRKTQLRFGVAPNEDGVCRVVVPADGVAEDRATAPTLEEFKQQLRAFAGTDFGVHSPRWLSRFGDATRQAERYRVGRVLLAGDAAHIHPPTGGQGLNLGVQDAFNLGWKLAAAVNGWAPEGLLDSYHAERHPVGAGVLDNTRAQITLLGTDPGATALRELFSKLMDFEEVNRYVTEMITAVDVRYDFGEGHELLGRRMRDVELKRGRLYELMHGGRGLLLDQTGRLSVEGWADRVDHVVDVSEDLDVPAVLLRPDGHVAWVGEDQQDLLGRLTQWFGAAAG; from the coding sequence GTGATTGACGTGATCATTGCCGGCGGCGGACCGACCGGCTTGATGCTGGCCGGCGAGTTGCGGCTGGCCGGCGTGCACGTGGTCGTGCTGGAGAAGTTGACCGAGCGGTCCGAGCAGTCCCGCGGGCAGGGCCTGCACGCGCGCAGCGTCGAGATGATGGAGCAGCGCGGCCTGCTGGACCGGTTCCTCGCGGTCAGTGAGAAGTTCCAGGTCGGCGGTCTCTTCGGCGGCATCGTCAAGCCGTGGCCGGACCGGTTGGACACGGCGCACCCGTACGGCGTCGCCACCCCGCAGCCGGTCACCGAGCGGCTGCTCAACGAGCGCGCCGTCGAACTCGGTGCCGAGATCCGGCGCGGCTGCGAAGTTGTCGGACTGAGCCAGGACGAGGACGGGGTGACCGTCGAGCTTGCCAGTGGGGGCACCTCCGGCAATGGGGGCGTAGCCGCCGGGGGAGGGGGAGGCACGCACCTGCGCTCGCGCTACCTCGTCGGGTGCGACGGCGGCCGCAGTGCGGTGCGCAAGCTGCTCGGCGTCGGTTTCCCCGGCGAGCCCGCCAAGGTCGAGACGCTGCTGGGTGAAATGGAGGTGACCGAGGATCCGGCGACGATTGCCGCCGTCGTCGAGGAAGTCCGCAAGACCCAACTGCGGTTCGGCGTCGCCCCCAATGAGGACGGGGTGTGCCGCGTTGTCGTCCCCGCCGACGGGGTGGCCGAGGACCGTGCGACCGCGCCGACCCTCGAGGAGTTCAAGCAGCAGTTGCGGGCGTTCGCCGGCACCGACTTCGGCGTGCACTCGCCGCGCTGGCTGTCCCGGTTCGGCGACGCCACCCGGCAGGCCGAGCGCTACCGGGTCGGCCGGGTGCTGCTGGCCGGCGACGCGGCGCACATCCACCCGCCGACCGGCGGGCAGGGGCTCAACCTCGGCGTCCAGGACGCGTTCAACCTCGGCTGGAAGCTGGCCGCCGCGGTCAACGGCTGGGCACCGGAAGGGCTGCTGGACAGCTACCACGCCGAACGGCACCCGGTGGGCGCCGGCGTGCTGGACAACACCCGCGCGCAGATCACGCTGCTGGGGACCGATCCGGGTGCGACCGCGCTGCGGGAGTTGTTCTCGAAGCTGATGGACTTCGAGGAGGTGAACCGCTACGTGACCGAGATGATCACCGCGGTCGACGTCCGCTACGACTTCGGCGAGGGCCATGAACTGCTCGGCCGGCGGATGCGGGACGTGGAGCTGAAGCGGGGGCGCCTCTACGAGCTGATGCATGGCGGCCGCGGGCTGCTGCTCGACCAGACCGGCCGGCTCTCGGTGGAGGGCTGGGCGGATCGGGTCGACCACGTCGTCGACGTCAGCGAGGACCTGGACGTGCCCGCGGTACTGCTGCGGCCGGACGGCCACGTGGCATGGGTAGGTGAAGATCAGCAGGATCTCCTCGGCCGGCTCACACAGTGGTTCGGCGCTGCCGCCGGCTGA
- a CDS encoding tetratricopeptide repeat protein, which yields MDLGMALTLIGTLTGVASVLVAVVQMRQSPTPALEGESGRVHGNGTDEDRRIPASDDSPPRNVTPVRPASTLCAPTGRLGEVHGREELLARLNHRLSAPDGRFQVLAGLGGTGKTTVALALADRAEGQGARVWWVSATEKASLMGSLLGLAVALGASPNHVEEARAGARDPADVLWERLEAESGWLLVFDNADDMDVIALGDTAVGDGSGWIRPTRAGLIVVTSRVVERRVWGRHADVHPLGCLDAATGARVLLDLVPWAGTAAEAGALSQRLGGLPLGLRQAGVYLGSPFAAERSFTSYLEGLNDRFPALLSAGSEPRSEVTQTWEVSLDALAAQGRAQARRLLRVLSCFAPSVEIGSPLMDLNTLSECLGRPGTAEVRAGLEALLSVGLLEWGATPNRRADAGVVVHPLVAAASRQHLTVQVASAAASLIRSATDRLRHDNPEDWSVWLSVFPHVRSLLTLSPAVLDDDGLATIAWAVVQTCSALRWSGAWAAPEELARSALHQAEQLGPDHEAVLALRYQRAISAVYQGRYGEAESELQDILRAQLCSLGPDHPATLTTRHEAAHVLVEQSRLAEAEAACRAVLRDQLRVLGPDHPETLATRHWLLRAVGEQGRPAEAEAGYREVLETRIRVLGPEHPYTLMTYNNLGLQIAHQGRFAEAEAVFSELVDTRVRVFGPQHPYTLQARSNRAWVVTCLGRYAEAEGELRSVLDIERRVLSPDHTNALDARCELAQAIAGQGRYEEAESELREVIEAEIRVLGPDHHLTGDARYELALTLVRLGRHQEAAEELRSLLAVRTRTLGTGHPRTVATRESLSSLDLRDV from the coding sequence ATGGACCTGGGCATGGCGCTCACCCTGATTGGCACTCTCACGGGCGTAGCGAGCGTGCTGGTGGCGGTGGTGCAGATGCGGCAATCGCCAACTCCGGCGCTCGAGGGGGAATCCGGCCGAGTTCATGGGAACGGCACCGACGAGGACCGACGGATACCGGCTTCGGACGATTCCCCTCCCCGAAACGTCACCCCTGTCCGACCCGCAAGCACACTCTGTGCCCCAACCGGCCGACTTGGGGAAGTGCATGGCCGGGAGGAGCTACTGGCCCGGCTGAACCACCGGCTCTCCGCGCCCGATGGCCGGTTTCAGGTGTTGGCCGGCCTCGGAGGTACGGGAAAGACAACAGTTGCCCTTGCGCTGGCCGATCGTGCGGAGGGTCAAGGGGCCAGAGTGTGGTGGGTATCGGCCACGGAGAAGGCATCCCTGATGGGCTCGCTCCTCGGACTGGCCGTCGCATTGGGTGCTTCTCCGAACCACGTGGAGGAAGCACGAGCAGGGGCTCGCGATCCGGCCGATGTTCTCTGGGAACGTCTGGAGGCGGAGAGCGGGTGGCTCCTCGTCTTCGACAACGCGGACGACATGGACGTCATCGCGCTCGGGGACACTGCCGTGGGCGACGGCAGCGGATGGATTCGTCCGACTCGTGCCGGGCTGATCGTCGTGACGAGCCGGGTTGTGGAGCGAAGGGTCTGGGGTCGGCACGCCGATGTTCACCCACTGGGATGCCTGGATGCCGCAACCGGTGCCCGCGTGCTTCTCGACCTGGTGCCGTGGGCCGGCACAGCGGCGGAAGCAGGTGCGTTGTCACAACGCCTTGGGGGCCTGCCCCTCGGTTTGCGTCAGGCGGGAGTGTATTTGGGTTCGCCGTTTGCCGCCGAGCGCTCTTTCACCTCGTACCTGGAAGGACTCAACGATCGCTTTCCGGCCCTGCTCAGCGCGGGTAGTGAGCCCCGATCGGAGGTGACCCAAACGTGGGAAGTGTCCCTGGACGCCTTGGCGGCCCAGGGCAGAGCGCAAGCCCGCCGGCTTCTCAGGGTGCTGTCATGCTTCGCCCCCTCGGTGGAAATCGGGTCTCCGCTGATGGACCTGAACACGCTGAGCGAGTGTCTCGGCAGGCCTGGCACGGCCGAAGTCCGGGCGGGGCTCGAGGCGTTGCTCTCAGTGGGCTTGCTCGAGTGGGGAGCAACCCCCAACCGCCGGGCAGACGCCGGAGTTGTGGTGCACCCACTCGTCGCAGCAGCCAGCCGCCAGCACCTGACCGTCCAGGTCGCCTCGGCGGCAGCCTCGTTGATCCGCAGTGCCACCGACCGTCTGCGACACGACAACCCGGAAGATTGGTCGGTCTGGCTGAGTGTCTTCCCTCACGTGCGGTCTCTGCTCACCTTGAGCCCCGCGGTACTGGACGACGATGGACTCGCCACCATCGCGTGGGCTGTCGTACAGACGTGTTCTGCATTGCGGTGGAGCGGTGCCTGGGCCGCTCCGGAGGAGCTTGCGAGGTCAGCACTCCACCAGGCGGAACAACTCGGCCCGGATCACGAGGCGGTCCTCGCCCTCCGGTACCAGCGGGCCATCTCCGCCGTCTATCAAGGGCGCTACGGGGAGGCGGAGTCCGAGCTCCAGGACATTCTGAGGGCCCAGCTCTGCTCACTCGGCCCGGATCACCCGGCCACGTTGACCACACGGCACGAGGCCGCTCACGTTCTGGTGGAACAGAGCCGCCTGGCGGAAGCGGAGGCCGCCTGCCGCGCCGTACTGCGGGATCAGCTCAGAGTGCTGGGGCCCGACCATCCCGAAACGCTCGCCACGCGGCACTGGCTGCTGCGTGCTGTCGGCGAACAAGGGCGTCCCGCAGAGGCAGAGGCCGGCTACCGCGAGGTTCTGGAGACTCGGATCCGGGTCCTCGGCCCTGAGCATCCCTATACCTTGATGACCTACAACAACCTGGGTCTGCAGATTGCTCACCAGGGCCGCTTCGCCGAAGCGGAGGCCGTGTTCAGTGAACTTGTCGACACCCGGGTGCGCGTCTTCGGCCCTCAGCACCCGTACACGTTGCAGGCGCGCTCCAATCGAGCCTGGGTAGTGACATGCCTTGGGCGATACGCGGAAGCGGAAGGCGAGCTCCGCAGCGTCCTGGACATCGAGCGACGGGTACTCAGCCCGGACCATACGAACGCACTCGACGCCCGCTGCGAACTTGCTCAGGCGATTGCGGGGCAAGGCCGCTATGAAGAGGCCGAATCGGAACTGCGTGAGGTCATCGAAGCGGAGATCCGGGTCCTTGGGCCCGATCACCACCTCACGGGGGACGCCCGGTACGAGCTCGCCTTGACGCTTGTCCGGCTGGGCCGGCATCAGGAAGCAGCGGAGGAGCTCCGATCACTTCTTGCCGTGCGGACGCGAACGCTGGGAACCGGTCACCCGAGGACCGTGGCCACGAGAGAGTCCTTGTCCTCCCTGGATTTACGGGATGTCTAG